The proteins below come from a single Bactrocera dorsalis isolate Fly_Bdor chromosome 5, ASM2337382v1, whole genome shotgun sequence genomic window:
- the LOC105232820 gene encoding uncharacterized protein LOC105232820 — MSGGGGGGVSVGISSGSGSGSSSSSAAAINAAATLHCLTSVGSSHSNGGSGSINGSSGGGGAGGVGIGASSGGGGVHASLGLTAMGMAAGCGGGGGGLSAFGSGAGSLASFGGSGGSSSSSNGSGANHHHHHHNSVVGGIGSGGNNLNIATATLTAAPTHSVGASSGFGSLGGISVGVGVGMGMGMGGGNLNSLVVGNRLMNTGLPTILK, encoded by the coding sequence ATGAGTGGTGGAGGTGGCGGAGGCGTTAGTGTTGGCATTAGCAGCGGCAGTGGTAGCGGCAGCAGTAGTAGCAGCGCGGCTGCCATCAATGCCGCTGCCACATTGCATTGTCTCACCTCGGTGGGCAGTAGTCATAGCAATGGCGGCAGCGGCAGCATTAATGGCAgcagtggtggtggtggcgccGGTGGCGTTGGCATTGGCGCTAGCAGTGGCGGTGGTGGCGTACATGCAAGTTTAGGACTCACGGCGATGGGCATGGCAGCGGGCTGcggcggtggtggcggtggATTGAGTGCTTTCGGTAGCGGTGCTGGCAGTTTAGCGTCGTTTGGTGGCAGTGGCGGTAGTAGCAGCAGTTCCAATGGTAGTGGCGCAAAtcatcaccatcatcatcaCAATAGTGTTGTTGGTGGCATTGGCAGTGGCGGCAATAATTTGAATATAGCAACTGCAACCCTAACGGCTGCTCCAACGCATAGCGTCGGCGCGAGCAGTGGCTTTGGAAGTTTGGGCGGCATCAGTGTGGGTGTGGGTGTCGGTATGGGCATGGGTATGGGCGGTGGCAACCTCAACTCTCTTGTTGTTGGTAATCGATTAATGAACACAGGCTTACCGACGATATTAAAATGA